A genomic window from Salvia hispanica cultivar TCC Black 2014 chromosome 5, UniMelb_Shisp_WGS_1.0, whole genome shotgun sequence includes:
- the LOC125187274 gene encoding zinc finger protein NUTCRACKER-like: MRSTEEEAISVTSAQNDVVQPPLKKKRNLPGNPDPEAEVIALSPKTLMATNRFLCEICGKGFQRDQNLQLHKRGHNLPWKLKQRTGKEARKRVYVCPEKTCVHHHASRALGDLTGIKKHFCRKHGEKKWKCDKCSKRYAVHSDWKAHYKTCGTREYKCDCGTIFSRRDSFITHRAFCDALAEETARFTAASHMNHNNPNLNYNLIGSSLGLGQQNFPPIFKSNSINNLSNIPKNQPLWIPQTNHPNIHIPQNNPIPKSLQEMHHHQITLDHPLIHQNPNPPPSSYHMMNWDFGPNQNPMMSNKEVNAPSLFSAQHQNQNQNQNQSCAAISATALLQRAAQIGSTTTTTDSSNILGKFGRDEDGDKLCGLYSTTNSGTSGLGSDVEVSLYPPVKRCRRAMTGDEEIGLGETRDFLGMQRICNPSSINGWI, from the exons ATGAGATCTACGGAAGAAGAAGCAATCTCGGTCACATCAGCtcaaaacgacgtcgttcAGCCCCCACTAAAGAAGAAGCGGAATCTCCCCGGAAATCCAG ACCCCGAGGCGGAGGTGATCGCTCTGTCGCCAAAAACCCTAATGGCGACGAACCGGTTCTTGTGCGAGATATGCGGGAAAGGGTTCCAGCGGGACCAGAATCTGCAGCTGCACAAGAGGGGACACAACCTGCCGTGGAAGCTGAAGCAGAGGACGGGGAAGGAGGCGAGGAAGCGGGTGTATGTTTGCCCGGAGAAGACGTGCGTGCACCACCACGCGTCAAGGGCGCTGGGGGACCTCACCGGGATCAAGAAGCACTTCTGCAGGAAGCACGGGGAGAAGAAGTGGAAGTGCGACAAGTGCTCCAAGCGATACGCGGTGCATTCGGATTGGAAGGCACACTACAAGACTTGTGGCACTAGGGAATACAAATGTGATTGTGGTACTATTTTTTCAAG GAGAGATAGCTTCATCACTCACCGAGCCTTTTGCGATGCCCTAGCCGAAGAAACGGCTAGATTCACTGCAGCATCACACATGAACCACAACAATCCAAATCTCAACTACAATCTCATTGGCTCATCTCTAGGGTTAGGGCAACAAAATTTCCCTCCAATCTTCAAATCAAACTCAATCAACAACCTTTCAAACATCCCTAAAAACCAACCCCTATGGATACCCCAAACCAACCACCCCAATATACACATCCCCCAAAACAACCCCATCCCAAAAAGCCTTCAAGAAATGCACCACCATCAAATCACCCTTGACCACCCACTCATCCACCAAAACCCTAATCCACCACCCTCTTCATACCACATGATGAATTGGGATTTCGGCCCGAATCAAAACCCTATGATGAGCAACAAAGAGGTTAACGCTCCGTCCCTCTTCAGTGCTCAGCACCAGAACCAGAACCAGAACCAGAACCAGAGCTGTGCGGCCATCTCTGCAACGGCTCTATTGCAGAGGGCCGCGCAGATTGGGTCCACCACCACAACTACGGACTCCTCCAACATCCTTGGGAAGTTTGGTCGTGACGAAGACGGAGACAAGCTTTGTGGGTTGTACAGTACAACCAACTCGGGGACAAGCGGGCTTGGGAGCGATGTGGAGGTCTCATTGTACCCTCCCGTGAAACGGTGTCGTAGGGCGATGACCGGTGATGAGGAGATTGGGTTGGGAGAAACGAGGGATTTTCTTGGAATGCAGAGGATCTGCAATCCTTCATCAATCAATGGATGGATATGA